The Candidatus Uhrbacteria bacterium CG10_big_fil_rev_8_21_14_0_10_50_16 genome window below encodes:
- a CDS encoding type II secretion system protein GspE has product MELKMDNQQPEKMPPLAPVGLVPTKEDIEKLILLAAHDTAHDTAVKVFTAVTQYAYRARASDIHFEPEEKLAIIRIRIDGILHDLFQLPPVLHKQIVAVLKLMTHMRTDEHRAPQDGRYSFLTSDGEVDVRASVIAVTNGEKIVLRLLSSTSHSLGLEELGFSEQDLLRVQRAIRRPWGMILSTGPTGSGKTTSIYAILEILNTREVNIATIEDPVEYDIEGVNQSQVDPAAKLTFAAGLRSIVRQDPDIIMVGEIRDEETASIAVNAALTGHKLLSTIHTNNSASTILRLLDMNVEPFLISSTLICAIAQRLVRRVCDDCHKVKELSREEVVKILGESLAGELINGKTTVAVAEVVGCATCNDTGYKGRIGIYEVLENTKTIQKLIIDHTDADTIEQAAIKEGMTTIAQDGVRKIRLQLTTLEELVRVMSE; this is encoded by the coding sequence ATGGAACTAAAAATGGACAATCAACAACCGGAGAAGATGCCGCCGCTCGCACCCGTTGGGCTCGTCCCAACAAAGGAGGATATCGAGAAACTTATTTTACTCGCCGCGCATGACACTGCGCACGATACGGCAGTAAAGGTTTTTACGGCTGTTACACAGTATGCCTATAGGGCTCGTGCTTCTGATATTCATTTTGAGCCAGAAGAAAAACTCGCCATTATCCGTATTCGCATTGACGGTATCTTGCATGATCTTTTTCAATTACCCCCGGTATTACATAAACAAATTGTCGCGGTGTTGAAGTTGATGACGCACATGCGAACGGACGAACATCGTGCGCCTCAAGATGGGCGTTATTCATTTTTGACCTCTGATGGAGAGGTAGATGTGCGTGCATCGGTTATTGCAGTGACAAATGGAGAGAAGATCGTACTTCGACTGCTTTCCAGTACATCTCATTCGCTTGGGCTGGAGGAGCTTGGTTTCTCAGAACAGGATTTATTGCGTGTCCAACGTGCGATTCGACGTCCTTGGGGAATGATTTTATCTACCGGTCCAACTGGAAGCGGAAAAACCACCTCTATTTACGCGATTTTGGAGATTTTGAATACGCGTGAGGTGAACATTGCAACCATCGAGGATCCGGTTGAGTACGACATTGAGGGGGTTAACCAGAGTCAGGTGGATCCAGCTGCCAAACTCACGTTCGCGGCAGGACTACGCTCCATTGTGCGACAGGACCCAGATATTATTATGGTGGGTGAGATTCGTGACGAGGAGACAGCAAGCATTGCGGTGAATGCGGCGCTCACGGGTCATAAACTGCTTTCAACGATTCATACCAACAACTCAGCTTCTACCATCCTGCGCTTGCTTGATATGAATGTGGAGCCATTCTTAATTTCTTCGACGCTGATCTGTGCTATTGCGCAGCGCTTGGTTCGACGCGTCTGCGATGATTGTCATAAAGTAAAAGAGCTTTCTCGAGAAGAAGTCGTGAAGATTTTAGGAGAATCGCTTGCAGGCGAACTCATAAACGGCAAGACAACGGTGGCGGTCGCAGAAGTCGTTGGATGCGCGACGTGTAATGATACGGGGTACAAGGGGCGTATCGGAATTTACGAGGTGTTGGAAAATACAAAGACGATTCAAAAACTCATCATCGATCATACGGATGCGGACACGATTGAACAGGCAGCCATAAAAGAGGGGATGACGACCATTGCACAAGACGGTGTCAGAAAAATTCGATTACAGCTTACGACGCTAGAGGAGTTGGTGCGTGTGATGAGTGAATAA